Proteins from a genomic interval of Candidatus Desulfofervidus auxilii:
- the cobB gene encoding hydrogenobyrinic acid a,c-diamide synthase (glutamine-hydrolyzing) translates to MSCPRIVLAGLSGDTGKTAISVGLCRAWQQKNYKVVPFKKGPDYIDMGWLSLGANHPCYNLDLFFMTKEQIIFSFCLHTKYADIAVIEGNRGLFDGLDVEGTVSTAELAKLLNAPVILIVDCTKVTRTIAALVLGCQYFDPKVSIKGVILNKLAHARHENIIKASIKKYCKLPILGAIPRLENITFPDRHLGLIPPQEHPKAEEAIQSVAEIVKKYLDIETIWQIANQTPSLSFIEKNIPSLIKGINIKIGVIKDAAFHFYYPENLEVLKKAGAEIIEFSALKDTLPDDLDALYIGGGFPETHAEMLSSNLSLRHAIKEAAEAGLPIYAECGGLMYLSEKLIWQEKTYPMVGILPIILGVSKKPKGHGYTIIEVISKNPFFKTGHILKGHEFHYSYVLKWTQKKGYFAFSVKKGYGIDGKHDGFCYKNVLAAYTHLHALGTEEWAKNFIKQAINYHFKKSKNLSQ, encoded by the coding sequence ATGAGCTGTCCTAGAATTGTACTTGCTGGCCTTAGTGGCGATACTGGAAAAACAGCTATAAGTGTAGGTTTATGTCGGGCATGGCAACAAAAAAATTATAAAGTGGTACCTTTTAAAAAAGGGCCAGATTATATAGATATGGGCTGGCTCAGTTTAGGTGCTAATCATCCTTGCTATAATTTAGATCTTTTTTTTATGACAAAAGAACAAATAATCTTTTCTTTCTGTTTACATACAAAGTATGCAGATATAGCTGTTATTGAAGGAAATAGAGGACTTTTTGATGGATTAGATGTAGAAGGCACAGTAAGCACAGCTGAATTAGCGAAACTTCTTAATGCCCCAGTAATTCTTATTGTTGATTGTACAAAGGTAACTCGCACAATTGCCGCTTTAGTATTAGGCTGTCAATATTTTGATCCTAAAGTATCAATTAAAGGAGTGATTCTTAATAAATTAGCACATGCACGACATGAGAACATAATTAAAGCCAGTATTAAAAAATATTGTAAATTGCCTATACTTGGTGCTATTCCTCGACTTGAAAATATTACTTTCCCAGATAGACATTTAGGACTTATTCCTCCTCAAGAACATCCAAAGGCTGAAGAAGCAATACAGTCTGTAGCTGAAATAGTAAAAAAATATCTTGATATAGAAACAATCTGGCAAATTGCAAATCAAACACCATCATTATCTTTTATAGAAAAAAATATACCTTCTTTAATAAAAGGGATTAATATAAAAATTGGTGTTATTAAGGATGCAGCTTTTCATTTTTATTATCCAGAAAATCTTGAGGTATTAAAAAAAGCCGGAGCAGAGATAATTGAATTTAGTGCCCTTAAAGATACATTACCAGATGATTTAGATGCCCTTTATATAGGTGGTGGATTTCCAGAAACTCATGCTGAAATGCTCTCTTCTAATCTTTCTTTAAGACATGCTATTAAAGAAGCAGCTGAAGCAGGACTTCCTATTTATGCTGAATGTGGCGGCCTTATGTATTTAAGTGAAAAACTTATTTGGCAAGAAAAAACTTATCCTATGGTAGGAATATTACCTATAATATTAGGAGTAAGTAAGAAACCTAAAGGACATGGTTATACAATAATTGAAGTAATTTCTAAAAATCCATTTTTCAAAACAGGTCATATATTGAAAGGACATGAATTCCACTATTCTTACGTCCTTAAATGGACACAAAAGAAAGGTTACTTTGCTTTTTCTGTTAAAAAAGGCTATGGTATTGATGGAAAACATGATGGATTTTGCTATAAAAATGTGCTCGCTGCTTATACCCATTTACATGCTTTGGGAACAGAAGAATGGGCTAAAAATTTTATAAAACAAGCAATTAATTACCATTTTAAAAAATCTAAAAATCTCTCACAATGA
- the rimP gene encoding ribosome maturation factor RimP, protein MSLYTEKVISIVEKLVTPIVESEGLELVDIEFQREGRGWVLRVYIDKAGGVTLNDCTIVSQQLSALLDIEDPIDTAYTLEVSSPGLTRPLKKEEDYKKYEGHLVQIKTYQPINGQKIFRGTLLGIEEGIVKVEIKGKIYEIPLDSIAKANLDFEI, encoded by the coding sequence ATGAGTTTATATACTGAAAAAGTAATTAGTATTGTAGAAAAGCTTGTTACACCCATTGTTGAAAGTGAAGGGCTTGAATTGGTGGATATAGAATTTCAGAGAGAAGGTAGAGGTTGGGTATTGAGGGTTTATATTGATAAAGCTGGAGGAGTTACATTAAATGATTGTACAATAGTAAGTCAACAATTAAGTGCTCTTTTAGATATTGAGGATCCTATTGATACAGCTTATACTTTAGAGGTATCGTCGCCTGGACTTACTCGTCCTCTTAAAAAGGAAGAAGATTATAAAAAATATGAAGGACATCTTGTACAGATAAAGACATATCAGCCAATAAATGGTCAAAAAATATTTCGAGGTACATTATTAGGGATAGAAGAAGGCATAGTAAAGGTTGAGATTAAAGGGAAAATATATGAGATTCCCCTTGATTCTATTGCAAAAGCAAATCTTGATTTTGAAATTTAA
- a CDS encoding zinc ribbon domain-containing protein produces MPIYEFRCLRCGEIFELLKIKTEDDMVEMKCPECGSSKIERVLSKIGMVKEKSGGPTTQFRQCSSGTCGTLSVPGPEK; encoded by the coding sequence ATGCCTATATATGAATTTCGCTGTTTAAGATGTGGAGAAATTTTTGAACTTTTAAAAATTAAAACAGAAGATGATATGGTAGAAATGAAATGTCCTGAATGTGGTTCTTCAAAAATTGAGAGAGTTTTAAGTAAAATAGGTATGGTAAAAGAGAAAAGTGGAGGACCCACAACCCAATTTCGTCAATGTAGTAGTGGTACCTGTGGCACTTTAAGTGTCCCTGGCCCTGAAAAATGA